One Bacteroidota bacterium genomic window carries:
- a CDS encoding ABC transporter permease, whose amino-acid sequence MYILTEVGRYFLLMQRVFSKPERWSLYYRQTLREIESLGLRSIGIVIIISIFMGAVVTLQTRYNLENPLIPLYLIGLTARDTMLLEFSSTIVGLILAGKVGSNIASEIGHMRITEQIDALEVMGVNSACYLVLPKVVAAVIFNPLLTLLSMFVGVFGGWLASVTTGALTSADYIYGIQYWFIPFYVSYSLIKTVVFAIIITTVPAFFGYYVRGGALEVGHSSTKGVVASSILILLFNVILTQLLLA is encoded by the coding sequence ATGTATATTCTTACTGAGGTAGGTCGATATTTTTTGCTCATGCAAAGGGTTTTCTCCAAACCCGAACGATGGAGTCTATACTACCGCCAGACATTGCGGGAGATTGAAAGCTTAGGCCTGCGCTCAATTGGGATTGTAATCATTATTTCCATTTTTATGGGTGCTGTGGTTACACTTCAGACTCGGTATAACCTCGAGAACCCTCTTATTCCATTATATTTAATTGGTCTTACAGCCCGTGATACCATGCTGCTTGAATTTTCCTCTACCATTGTAGGCCTTATCCTAGCCGGTAAGGTAGGTTCGAATATTGCTTCAGAAATTGGGCACATGCGCATAACCGAGCAAATTGATGCTCTGGAGGTAATGGGGGTTAATTCTGCCTGTTACCTTGTTTTACCCAAAGTAGTAGCTGCGGTAATTTTTAATCCACTCCTGACTCTTCTAAGCATGTTTGTTGGTGTCTTTGGCGGTTGGCTGGCTAGTGTTACAACAGGTGCTTTAACTTCTGCCGATTACATCTATGGAATTCAATACTGGTTTATCCCCTTTTATGTATCATACAGCCTCATTAAAACAGTAGTATTTGCCATTATTATTACCACTGTTCCTGCGTTTTTTGGGTATTATGTCAGGGGAGGCGCTCTTGAAGTGGGACACTCCAGTACTAAGGGCGTAGTAGCCAGCTCTATTTTAATTCTGCTTTTTAATGTAATCCTTACTCAACTATTACTCGCCTGA
- a CDS encoding ATP-binding cassette domain-containing protein, translated as MITVREVSKSFAEKKVLHEISVDFEPGKTNLIIGKSGSGKTVLLKSIIGLHKIDEGEILFAGQNLMAMNDREKSQLRKEMGMLFQGSALFDSLTVEENIKFPLDMFSEMTEHEKLDRLNFCLHRVNLEKVNKLFPAELSGGMQKRVAIARAIVLNPKYLFCDEPNSGLDPKTAIVIDKLISDITHEFQITTIVNTHDMNSVMEIGEKVVFIHQGYKCWEGTSDEILNSSHEKLNDFIFASSFAKKMKNTFGQASSKGM; from the coding sequence ATGATTACTGTAAGAGAAGTAAGCAAATCGTTTGCGGAGAAGAAGGTGTTGCATGAGATATCGGTCGATTTCGAGCCCGGAAAAACGAATCTTATTATTGGCAAAAGCGGATCGGGAAAAACGGTACTCCTGAAATCAATTATTGGACTTCATAAAATTGATGAAGGTGAAATATTGTTTGCCGGTCAGAATCTGATGGCAATGAACGACAGGGAAAAGAGCCAGTTGCGTAAAGAAATGGGAATGCTATTTCAGGGCAGTGCTTTGTTCGATTCACTTACCGTTGAGGAGAATATCAAATTTCCGCTCGATATGTTTTCGGAAATGACAGAACATGAAAAACTAGACAGGCTGAATTTTTGCCTACATCGTGTGAACCTTGAAAAGGTCAATAAACTTTTTCCGGCAGAATTGAGCGGAGGCATGCAAAAGCGTGTGGCAATTGCCCGCGCCATAGTTTTAAATCCGAAATATCTGTTTTGCGACGAGCCCAACTCAGGCCTCGACCCTAAAACTGCCATAGTGATTGATAAGCTCATCAGCGACATTACCCACGAATTCCAGATTACTACTATCGTTAACACCCATGACATGAATTCGGTGATGGAAATCGGCGAAAAGGTGGTTTTTATTCACCAGGGATACAAGTGCTGGGAAGGTACTAGCGACGAAATACTTAATTCAAGTCACGAAAAACTCAACGATTTTATTTTTGCTTCAAGCTTTGCCAAAAAAATGAAAAATACTTTTGGTCAAGCTTCTTCGAAGGGAATGTAA